The DNA segment CGGCTGGCGCGTTGCAACTGGCGTGCCGTCTCAGCCGGGGATAGCGGCGTTGGTGCTTGAATCGTAACGTGTTGGATGATTGTACCCGAGGCGGACGCCGCCTTGACGCCACTGGCAGACGACATGCCTCCGGCAGGCACAGTCCCCACCCGGACATCAGTTGCGGCCGCTGCTAACTCGGACGCTTGGCGCTTTACATCCGCAATTGTCCGCTGAATACCAAGTGCAAACCCTTTGCCGGCGTACTCCCCGAGCTGCATCAAGACGCGGGAAGGAGAGTGAATGCCCAAGAAATCCCGAAGTCCTCCCGATATCGTGTCAGCGATGCTCCTGATTGCGTCGCCAACCCTTCCAATCATGCTCTTAATTCCGTCGATAAGCCCTTGGATCATGTTTTTCCCAATATCCATCAACGTCGAAGGTAAGCCTTTCAACCAATCAATCGCGACCGTAATTCCTGTTACGATTGCCTCTTTTACGCCATTAACTGTGGCCGTAACCGCATCCTTCATCCGATTGAACATATCAGTTCCAATGGTGTATAGCTTCCCGGGAAGCTCCCGGAACCAATTCAGCAGATTGTTCCAGGCACCTTTGATCCAGTTGGTTGTGGCCGTGACGATACTTGAAATAGCCGACTTAATCCCATTCCATGCCGATTCCGCTGCTGCCTTGATGCCTTCCCATGCCAAACTCAGAGCTTTCGCAATCAAATCAAGGGCCGCAGAAAATACCTGTTGGATGCCAGTCCAGATGTTTCTGAATGACTCTTTCAAGTTGTTCCAGATCGCCTGCGCGTCTTTGGACAAATTCTCAAAGTCGCCCGTCACCAAGTCAATGATTAGCAAGAGCGCTCCGGCGAATATATTCTTAATCGCTTCCCAAACGCCGGAAAAGAACGTTTTGAATCCTTCCATGATCGGGCGAACAACATCAACGATTGCCGTAAATGCCGCTTGTGCTGCCAACGAAAGGCCATTCCATACTCCTGTAAGAAACGAAACGATGCCGTTCCACACATTCGTAAGGAATGTTGCAATTGCTTCAAACGAGGACGAAGCGGCGCTTGTAATTGATTCCCATGCGGATGAAAGAAGGGACTTAATGCTTTCCCATGCCGCCGAAGTGGCGGACGAAACGGTGTCCCACAAGCCGACGAAAAATTCTTTGATCGATTCCCAATTCTTGATGACCAGGAAAGAGGCTGCGGACAGTGCCGCGATAGCGGCTATGATCAAACCAACAGGTCCTGTCAGTGCGGTAAAAGTTGCGCCAACCGCTGATATGACAGGGCCAAGCATCGCAAATCCTGCAGCAATCTGTGGCAAAAAGCCTATGAGCAACAGCAGCGGGCCTGCAATCAGTCCGACTGTTGCCGCCAATGCGCCAATCACAGCAATCGTCGATTGAACACCCGGCGGCAAACTGTTGAATCCATCGACAACTGTTTGAATGATGCCCGTCAGCGTGCGAAGCGCCGGAATAAGCGCCGAACCAATTGAAATCTGCGCCGTCTCCAACGACCCACTCAGTTCCTCCAGCGCACCTTTGAACGTGTCCATCTTCTGCGCGGCCACGTCGGCGGCACTGATCTTACCCATCGCCTCGGCCATCGCGGTGACGCCTTCCGCCCCTTCTTTGTAGAGGATGTTGGCGGCACGGATGGCGTCGGAACCAAACATGGTTTCCAGTGCAGCCAGACGCTGGGCGTCAGACAATCCGCTTAAAGACTCACGCAATACACCGGCAATCTCAGCCAAGCTTTTGAATTGTCCGTTTGCATCAATAAACTTGTTAGTACCATCCTCGGTGATAATACCAAGCTCGGCCATCGTTTCTGCAGCCTTCTTTGTTGACGGCTGCAGGTTCAAAAGCATGGTTTTCAACGATGTACCGGCGTCCGAGCCCTTTAGGCCGTTCTGAGCAAATAACGCCAACGCTGTGACCGTGTCCTTAAACGAGAGACCAACGCCAGATGCGACAGCCAATACCTGTGATAATCCATATTTGAGCTCGCTGACACTCGTCGCAGATGCGTTCGCGGCTCCGGCGAGAATGTCCGCCGCCTCTTGCACCGAGATTGCATCCGCACGGAACGCGTTTAAAGCTGTACTTGCAATCTCGGCCGCATCCGCCAGCTCCAATTCTCCAGCTGTCGCAAGAGAAAGCGCACCAGACAGACCGCCTTTCAGGATGTCCTCGACGCTTACACCGGCTTTAACCAGTTCCTCGATGCCACGGGCCGCTTCGGTCGCGCTGTACTTAGTTTCAGCACCCATGGTCAGCGCAAGTTGCTTGAGCTCGTCGCGGAACTGTGCGACCTCGTCCGGCGCCATGACGGAATAGGCGTTTGCCATCGCCTGCTCGAAGTCGGCGGCACCTTTCACCGCAACGCCAAGACCGGCGGCGATCCCGACGCCGGCAGCCGTGACAGAAGCCCCGAGTTTTTGCGCCTGCTCATAGGCGTTGCCC comes from the Bacillus thermozeamaize genome and includes:
- a CDS encoding phage tail tape measure protein, with amino-acid sequence MAETIKGINVVIGAETTGLSAALSDVNKRARDIQSELKQIDKLLKLDPTNTELVAQKQQLLSQAVENTREKLNRLKSVQEQVNEQFARGEISEGQYRAFQREVVKTEQELRSLEGRLAEVTNEVQDQGKKVSKLGKDYQEAFDEAKRSMGNAYEQAQKLGASVTAAGVGIAAGLGVAVKGAADFEQAMANAYSVMAPDEVAQFRDELKQLALTMGAETKYSATEAARGIEELVKAGVSVEDILKGGLSGALSLATAGELELADAAEIASTALNAFRADAISVQEAADILAGAANASATSVSELKYGLSQVLAVASGVGLSFKDTVTALALFAQNGLKGSDAGTSLKTMLLNLQPSTKKAAETMAELGIITEDGTNKFIDANGQFKSLAEIAGVLRESLSGLSDAQRLAALETMFGSDAIRAANILYKEGAEGVTAMAEAMGKISAADVAAQKMDTFKGALEELSGSLETAQISIGSALIPALRTLTGIIQTVVDGFNSLPPGVQSTIAVIGALAATVGLIAGPLLLLIGFLPQIAAGFAMLGPVISAVGATFTALTGPVGLIIAAIAALSAASFLVIKNWESIKEFFVGLWDTVSSATSAAWESIKSLLSSAWESITSAASSSFEAIATFLTNVWNGIVSFLTGVWNGLSLAAQAAFTAIVDVVRPIMEGFKTFFSGVWEAIKNIFAGALLLIIDLVTGDFENLSKDAQAIWNNLKESFRNIWTGIQQVFSAALDLIAKALSLAWEGIKAAAESAWNGIKSAISSIVTATTNWIKGAWNNLLNWFRELPGKLYTIGTDMFNRMKDAVTATVNGVKEAIVTGITVAIDWLKGLPSTLMDIGKNMIQGLIDGIKSMIGRVGDAIRSIADTISGGLRDFLGIHSPSRVLMQLGEYAGKGFALGIQRTIADVKRQASELAAAATDVRVGTVPAGGMSSASGVKAASASGTIIQHVTIQAPTPLSPAETARQLQRASRQLAMEWGI